In Mucinivorans hirudinis, the DNA window TTCCGATGCCGGCTTCCGGCTGGAAGCCGCGCGTATACACAACCTCATCCACCGAAGGGGCGGGTCTGATGGAGCTATGGCTTGGTATTGAGGATTTCTTGAAGCACACCAAGGTTAATGGATACTTCTATTCCAACCGTGCGCGCCAATCTAAGTGGTGGATGTATGAGACTGTAAACGCTTCTCTGCGCGATAGCTTTTATAACTCTCCGGTCATCGAACCTCTCCTGGCTCACTATGAAGAGCAGATTTTGGGCGAAGAGATTAGCAGCTTCGTTGCGGCAAATAGGCTGCTGGAAACCTATTTCGGCAGTCGTTAGCCCCCCCCCTCTATTTGTTGGTGGTGCGAGCTATCGATTGACAAACGCTATTGCGAAATTACGCATTTGTCTAATCATAGCCACCAAGCCGTTGGCGCGTGTGGGTGAGAGGTTTTCTCGAAGACCGATTTTGTCTATGAAATATAGTTCGGTGTCGATAACCTCCTGCGGTGTTTTGCCGCCCAATACCTTTACCAGGAGCGAAGCAATCCCCTTGGCGATAATTGCGTCGGAATCAGCCGTGAAGTATAGTTTCCCATCGCGCAGCTCGCCGTCAATCCAGACTCGTGATTGACAGCCCTGTATCAGGTATTGATCGCTCTTGTGCTCGGGAGCAATGAGCGGGAGTTCGGGACTGAGCTCGATAAGGTAGTTGTACTTGTCCATCCAGTCGTCGAAAATCGAGAATTCGGCGATAATATCTTCTTGAATCTTATCCATATCAACTTAGCATAAAATGTGAGTGCGAAATTACGAAAGTTTTTTAAATGTAGCGAAAAAACGCTCAATATATTGATTATCTGAAAAGTACTTTCAGCTGTTATTGAGTGCTCAGTATTGGGTGCTGAGGCGGGTAATGTTTTGTATGTCAGCGTATTTATATTCAATAACTTGCTACACGGCAGCGGAAAATGTGAAAAATCAGCTGTGAATAGAACCACTTTTTTTAGTAAAGTTCGCAATAGATAGTAACTTTTTGTCGTTTTGGATTGCGGAGTGGTCTATATTTCTGAAAAAATAATTAACTTTGCGGTTTGATAGAGCGTTATGGAAAAGTTTGAAAAAATTCCGCGCCACGTTGCCGTTATTATGGATGGTAACGGGCGCTGGGCTCGGGGTGAGGGGCAGCAAAGACTCTTCGGACACCATCGCGGTGTCGATTCGGTGCGACAGGTGGTTTCCGCTGCGCGCGAGTTGGGGGTTGAGTATCTGACGCTTTACGCCTTCTCCACGGAAAACTGGGGTAGGTCTGCAGAGGAGGTGGACGGGTTGATGGAGCTTTTGGCTTTCTCGATACTTAACGAGTTGCCGCAACTTACGCAGCAGCAGATTAAGTTTCGATTTATAGGTGACACAACAAAGTTGCCGTCCAAGACGCGCCAGAGTATCGAGCTTGCAGAGCAAACCGTAGTGGAGGATGTGAAGATGCACTTGGTGATTGCTGTGAATTACTCGTCACGGTGGGAGATTGTTGAGGCTGTCAAAAGTATTGTCAGAGAAGGTATTGCCGCCGGGGATGTGACGGTTGATACCATATCCGACCGCCTGCAAACCGTCTCGATGCCCGACCCCGACCTAATGATTCGCACCAGTGGAGAGCAACGTTTGAGTAACTTTTTGCTTTGGCAGTTGTCCTATGCGGAGCTATATTTTACCCCCGTTTTGTGGCCTGAGTTTGATGGTGAACAATTTCGTGAGGCTATCAAAGAATATAATAGTAGAGATAGACGTTTCGGATTAGCAAAATAACCCCAAATCTGATTATGAGAATAACAAAAACAGTAATTTTTCTGACACTCCTTTGTGTATTGAGTGTGGCTAAGGCTCAGATTATCGAGCGTATGAATTTGACCCAAAAACCACGCTACTACGTAATCGGCAACATTATCTCCAACGATTTGGAATATATTCACAAGGACTATCTTATCAACTCTCTTAATTTGGTTAAGGGTGATTCTATTTTAATTCCGGGCGATAAAATAAGGGATGCTTACAGACGGTTGTGGGATTTGCGTCACTTCTCGGATGTGAAAATAGAGACTGATTTTCGTGGCGACACTGTCGATATATCAATTCTCCTCAAGGAGAATCGCCGAGTGGCGCAGTGGAAGTTCAACGGTGTGCCCAAGAACGAGGAGAAGGAGCTCGTCGAGAAGATGAGACTTAAACGTCACCAGGCATATACGGACTATCTGATGGAGACTAATGTACGCCTGATTCGCGAATACTACAACGAAAAAGGGTTTAGAGGTGCTAAAATCGACTTTACCCTCGAGCGTGATACCACAAAGTGGGCGAGTTATATCGTAAATTTCGATATTTCAAAGGGTAGGCGAATGCGTATCAAGGAGATTGTAGTCGAGGGTAACGACAATGTGCCTACCAAGGGAATAGTGAAGGCTATGAAAAATACCAATAAATTGGGTATTAATATTTTTGCCAAGACCAAGTTTAACGATAAGGAGTTTGCGAACGATTTGATTTCTGCGGAGGAGTATATGCACTCAAAGGGTTATCGGGACGCTGTGGTGTTGGAGGATTCTATTTTTGTGATTAACGATAGGCGAATCGGGGTCTGGATGAAGGTGAAAGAGGGTCAAAAGTACTATTTCCGCGATATTAAGTGGCTTGGCAACTCTGTACATACGGATGACGAGCTCAATATGATGCTTCAAATAGATAAGGGAGACGTATATGACAGTGAGGCACTCAACAAACGCCTAGGTACAAAAAGCAACCCGATGGAACAATCGGTGTCGGTGCTTTACCGTGACAAAGGTTACCTTGCCTATATAATTGAGCCCATAGAGAAGGTTGTGGGAATAGACTCAATCGATGTTGAGATTCGTATGATAGAGGGTAAACAGTTCCGTATCAACGATGTAACGTTTAACGGAAACACACGTACCAACGACCACGTTATCCGACGCGAGCTCTACACTGACCCCGGCGAACTCTATAGTCAGTCGCTGCTAATGCGCACCTATCAACGTTTGGCATCGATGGGGCAGTTTGACGTAACAACAATCAATCCCGAACCCATACCTAACTTTCATAATGAGACGGTGGATATACGCTATTCGTTCAAGGAGGTGACCAACGACCAATTGGAGCTATCAGGCGGTTGGGGCGGCGGTATGTTTATTGCGTCGGTGGGTCTTAAGTTCTCTAACTTTGCGGTGCGTAAATTCTTTGAACCCAAGTCGTGGAGACCATATCCGGCTGGAGATAATCAAACACTCGAATTGAAGATTCAGAGTAATGGTACTTATTACCAGGCATTTTCAGCATCTTTTACCGAGCCGTGGCTCGGGGGGCGTAAACCGAACTCTCTAAGTGTGTACTTCCATAGCTCGCGCGAGTCGAATGCATATATTTTGGGTCAGGTAGCCTCTAAGTTTTTCTCCACAACGGGTGCAGGGGTGTCCTTCGGCAAGCGTTTGAATTGGCCCGACCCATACTTCACATTCTCCTCGGGTATCTCGGCGACCTCATATAGGATGCAAGACTGGGACTACTTTCTCTTCAAGAATGGCTTTTCGAGCACGGTGGCTCTGAACCTTTCAGTGGGGCGTAACTCCATTGATGACCCATATCAGTATGCGACTCAGGGCTCTAATATATCTGTATCATTGGCACTTACACCTCCATTTTCGGCTATTGACGGTCAGGACTACGCCAACAAAAATATGAGCGAGCAGGAACGTTACCGTTGGATTGAGTACCATAAGTGGAAACTTAACGCGCAGTGGTTTTTTCCTTTGTATAATAGGAAGTTAGTGTTGATGGCGCGTGCGCAGTTGGGATATTTGGGCTACTATAATGAGAACAAGCGTTCGCCGTTTGAGGGTTTCATCGTTGGTGGTGACGGTCTGTCCGGATACAACGTTTACGGCACGGAAAATATCGGTTTACGTGGTTACGAAAATGCGTCACTCACCCCCTCTTCTGGATATGGTGTTTATGCTTCGGTATTTTCCAAGTATACTGTGGAGATGCGTTATCCGTTCGTACGTGAGGGGTCAACGTTGGTGTATGGTTTGGCGTTCTTGGAGGCGGGTAATGCCTTCGAGCACCAGCGAGACTATAAACCATTCAACCTTAAACGTTCAGCCGGTGTGGGTGTTCGCATCTTCCTTCCTGTGCTTGGTATGCTTGGTATAGATTGGGGATACGGTTTCGATAAAGC includes these proteins:
- a CDS encoding Sulfur acceptor protein SufE for iron-sulfur cluster assembly yields the protein MDKIQEDIIAEFSIFDDWMDKYNYLIELSPELPLIAPEHKSDQYLIQGCQSRVWIDGELRDGKLYFTADSDAIIAKGIASLLVKVLGGKTPQEVIDTELYFIDKIGLRENLSPTRANGLVAMIRQMRNFAIAFVNR
- a CDS encoding Undecaprenyl diphosphate synthase, giving the protein MEKFEKIPRHVAVIMDGNGRWARGEGQQRLFGHHRGVDSVRQVVSAARELGVEYLTLYAFSTENWGRSAEEVDGLMELLAFSILNELPQLTQQQIKFRFIGDTTKLPSKTRQSIELAEQTVVEDVKMHLVIAVNYSSRWEIVEAVKSIVREGIAAGDVTVDTISDRLQTVSMPDPDLMIRTSGEQRLSNFLLWQLSYAELYFTPVLWPEFDGEQFREAIKEYNSRDRRFGLAK
- a CDS encoding Outer membrane protein assembly factor YaeT precursor, with the translated sequence MRITKTVIFLTLLCVLSVAKAQIIERMNLTQKPRYYVIGNIISNDLEYIHKDYLINSLNLVKGDSILIPGDKIRDAYRRLWDLRHFSDVKIETDFRGDTVDISILLKENRRVAQWKFNGVPKNEEKELVEKMRLKRHQAYTDYLMETNVRLIREYYNEKGFRGAKIDFTLERDTTKWASYIVNFDISKGRRMRIKEIVVEGNDNVPTKGIVKAMKNTNKLGINIFAKTKFNDKEFANDLISAEEYMHSKGYRDAVVLEDSIFVINDRRIGVWMKVKEGQKYYFRDIKWLGNSVHTDDELNMMLQIDKGDVYDSEALNKRLGTKSNPMEQSVSVLYRDKGYLAYIIEPIEKVVGIDSIDVEIRMIEGKQFRINDVTFNGNTRTNDHVIRRELYTDPGELYSQSLLMRTYQRLASMGQFDVTTINPEPIPNFHNETVDIRYSFKEVTNDQLELSGGWGGGMFIASVGLKFSNFAVRKFFEPKSWRPYPAGDNQTLELKIQSNGTYYQAFSASFTEPWLGGRKPNSLSVYFHSSRESNAYILGQVASKFFSTTGAGVSFGKRLNWPDPYFTFSSGISATSYRMQDWDYFLFKNGFSSTVALNLSVGRNSIDDPYQYATQGSNISVSLALTPPFSAIDGQDYANKNMSEQERYRWIEYHKWKLNAQWFFPLYNRKLVLMARAQLGYLGYYNENKRSPFEGFIVGGDGLSGYNVYGTENIGLRGYENASLTPSSGYGVYASVFSKYTVEMRYPFVREGSTLVYGLAFLEAGNAFEHQRDYKPFNLKRSAGVGVRIFLPVLGMLGIDWGYGFDKASPTQANISGSQFHFSIGAQL